The Taeniopygia guttata chromosome 22, bTaeGut7.mat, whole genome shotgun sequence genome has a window encoding:
- the ANK1 gene encoding ankyrin-1 isoform X7, which translates to MAQAAKQLKKIKDIEAQALQEQKEKEESNRKRRNRSRDRKKKADAATSFLRAARSGNLDKALDHLRNGVDINTCNQNGLNALHLASKEGHVKMVVELLHKEIVLETTTKKGNTALHIAALAGQQDVVRELVNYGANVNAQSQKGFTPLYMAAQENHLEVVKFLLENGANQNVATEDGFTPLAVALQQGHENVVAHLINYGTKGKVRLPALHIAARNDDTRTAAVLLQNDPNADVLSKTGFTPLHIAAHYENLSVAQLLLNRGASVNFTPQNGITPLHIASRRGNIIMVRLLLDRGAQIETRTKDELTPLHCAARNGHVRIAEILLDHGAPIQAKTKNGLSPIHMAAQGDHLDCVRLLLQYSAEIDDITLDHLTPLHVAAHCGHHRVAKLLVEKGAKPNSRALNGFTPLHIACKKNHIRVMELLLKTGASIDAVTESGLTPLHVAAFMGHLPIVKTLLQRGASPNVSNVKVETPLHMAARAGHTDVAKYLLQNKAKANAKAKDDQTPLHCAARIGHTGMVKLLLENNANPNLATTAGHTPLHITAREGHMDTALALLEKGASQTCMTKKGFTPLHVAAKYGKVDVAELLLAHDAHLNAAGKNGLTPLHVAVHHNNLEIVKLLLPKGSSPHNSAWNGYTPLHIAAKQNQMEVASSLLQYGASANAESLQGVTPLHLASQEGHADMVALLFSKQANGNLGNKSGLTPLHLVAQEGHVLVADVLVKHGVTVDATTRMGYTPLHVASHYGNIKLVKFLLQHQADVNAKTKLGYTPLHQAAQQGHTDVVTLLLKHGASPNEISTNGTTPLAIAKRLGYISVTDVLKIVTEETDIPAVGDKHRMSFPETVDEILDVSEDEGTAHVTVMEEELIAPKPKTPDLRDQEGKREILEFMTTTTLEQMVESPAVLQVPCVPPETVVTRAEETEQVGPVETEVEQVSLLHAPSVSPQEPSKEFDEDSLIPSSPATETSDNISPVASPVHTGFLVSFMVDARGGSMRGSRHHGLRVVIPPRACAAPTRITCRLVKPQKLPAPPPLAEEEGLGSRIIALGPAGAQFLSPVIVEIPHFASYGRGDRELVVLRSENGSVWKEHRNRYEESYMDQLLNGMDEELESQEELDKKRVCRIITTDFPLYFVVMSRICQDCDMIGPEGGCLKSTLVPMVQATFPDTAVTKRVRLALQAQPVPDELVTKLLGNQATFSPIVTVEPRRRKFHRPIGLRIPLPPSWKDNPRDSGEGDTTSLRLLCSVIGGTAQAQWEDITGTTKLIYENECANFTTNVSARFWLADCPRTAEAVHFATMLYKELTAVPYMAKFVVFAKMNDAREGRLRCYCMTDDKVDKTLEQHENFTEVARSRDIEVVEGMPLHVELSGNLVPVKKAAQPRTFLFQSFRENRLVIPIKVRDSSREASGSLSFLRKAMKYEDLQHVLCHLNISIPPCTKGSGSDERRRTLTPLSLRERYSILSETSFGSLSSTDKADQKMVDIAEQLGLSWAELARELQFGVDDINRIRVENPNSLLEQSIALLNLWASREGKNFKIENLYTALRNIDRSEIVNMLEGSGRQSRSLKGSWRYTDRDYSLSPSQMNGYASLQDELLSPASLHYTLPSPLRADQYWNEVAIMDAIPMAATEQDALMEMSDMQVWSSGLTPSLVTAEDSSLECSKAEDSDATSEGRFPGQLLADAHGPDHMGSMDLVEDDTVDSDAMNGMIDLLEQEEGQRPEGKMPSGDHQPGTGEQDPESEVSFVSVQEKVQARIMTSPTFSHDVEKSADRLRDWNAEGSFISCLQDLTAGSWQEGVTRRLLPTHSTASGAQGQEQEQVLVPAMELMRISSAEDSDWQPQHPTGGWQEEANSRFFGQGNEALHLPGEQVTEQQFTDDQGNIVTKKIIRKVVRQLGPGDMGDRQEQEELILEGSQDLEAEDDHFMKYSILHRDGLGTKDHTSTPNH; encoded by the exons GCTGATGCTGCAACCAGTTTCTTGAGAGCTGCAAGATCTGGGAATCTGGACAAAGCCTTGGATCACCTCAGGAATGGGGTAGATATTAACACCTGTAACCAG AATGGGCTGAACGCCTTGCACCTGGCCTCCAAGGAAGGCCATGTGAAAATGGTGGTGGAGCTGCTGCACAAGGAGATTGTTTTGGAGACAACAACCAAG AAGGgaaacacagccctgcacaTTGCTGCCTTGGCTGGACAGCAGGACGTGGTCCGGGAGCTGGTGAACTATGGGGCCAACGTCAATGCACAGTCCCAG AAAGGCTTCACACCTCTCTACATGGCAGCACAGGAGAACCACCTGGAAGTTGTGAAGTTCTTGCTGGAAAATGGAGCCAACCAGAATGTAGCCACAGAG GATGGCTTCACTCCACTAGCTGTGGCTCTCCAGCAAGGACATGAGAATGTGGTTGCTCACCTTATCAACTATGGGACAAAGGGTAAGGTCCGTCTGCCTGCCCTGCACATTGCAGCCCGCAATGACGACACTcgcacagctgctgtgctgctgcagaatgACCCCAATGCTGATGTCCTCTCCAAG ACTGGATTCACCCCTTTGCACATTGCAGCCCACTATGAGAATCTCAGTGTGGCCCAATTACTGCTGAACCGTGGAGCCAGTGTCAACTTCACACCCCAG AATGGGATCACTCCCCTGCACATCGCTTCCCGCCGGGGCAACATCATCATGGTGCGACTGCTGCTGGACCGTGGGGCCCAGATAGAGACAAGGACCAAG GATGAGCTGACCCCTCTCCACTGTGCAGCACGCAATGGACATGTGAGAATTGCAGAGATCCTCCTGGACCATGGGGCTCCCATTCAAGCCAAAACCAAG AACGGCTTGTCGCCGATCCACATGGCAGCCCAGGGTGACCACCTGGACTGCGTACGCCTGCTCCTGCAGTACAGCGCCGAGATCGATGACATCACCCTGGACCACCTAACGCCGCTGCATGTGGCTGCACACTGTGGACACCACCGTGTGGCCAAGCTGCTGGTGGAGAAGGGGGCCAAGCCCAACTCCCGAGCCCTG AATGGCTTCACGCCCCTCCATATTGCCTGCAAGAAAAACCACATCCGtgtgatggagctgctgctgaagacaGGTGCCTCCATCGATGCTGTCACAGAG TCCGGCCTGACCCCTCTGCATGTGGCTGCCTTCATGGGACACCTGCCCATCGTCAAGACTCTGCTGCAGCGTGGAGCCTCTCCTAATGTGTCCAACGTG AAAGTAGAGACTCCTCTACACatggcagccagagctgggcacacagaTGTGGCAAAGTACCTGCTGCAGAACAAAGCCAAAGCCAATGCTAAGGCCAAG GATGACCAGACTCCTCTGCACTGTGCTGCACGCATCGGCCACACTGGCATGGTCAAACTCCTTTTGGAGAACAACGCCAACCCAAACCTGGCCACCACAGCAGGGCACACGCCCCTGCACATCACTGCCAGAGAGGGGCACATGGACACAGCCCTAGCTCTGCTGGAGAAGGGAGCCTCACAGACCTGCATGACCAAG AAAGGATTTACCCCTCTCCACGTTGCAGCCAAGTATGGAAAGGTGGATGTGGCAGAGTTGCTGTTGGCACATGATGCTCACCTCAATGCAGCAGGGAAG AATGGCCTGACTCCACTGCATGTGGCTGTGCACCACAACAACCTGGAGATTGTcaagctgctgctccccaagGGGAGCTCCCCACACAACTCAGCCTGG aatGGGTACACCCCCCTGCACATCGCTGCCAAGCAGAACCAGATGGAAGTGGCCAGCAGCCTGCTGCAGTATGGGGCTTCTGCAAATGCTGAGTCTTTGCAGGGAGTCACTCCCCTGCACCTGGCTTCCCAGGAGGGGCATGCAGACATGGTGGCACTGCTTTTCTCCAAACAAGCCAATGGCAACCTAGGCAACAAG AGTGGCCTGACTCCTCTCCATCTTGTGGCCCAAGAGGGGCATGTGCTGGTTGCTGATGTTCTAGTGAAACATGGAGTCACAGTGGATGCAACAACCAGG ATGGGCTATACCCCGCTGCATGTGGCCAGCCACTATGGGAACATCAAGTTGGTGAAGTTTTTGCTGCAGCACCAAGCAGACGTCAATGCCAAGACTAAG CTGGGCTACACCCCCCTGCACCAAGcggcacagcagggccacacGGATGtggtgacactgctgctgaAGCACGGCGCATCTCCCAACGAGATCAGCACA AATGGCACCACTCCCCTGGCCATCGCGAAGCGGCTTGGCTACATTTCTGTCACAGATGTGCTCAAGATTGTCACAGAGGAAACCGACATCCCG gCAGTTGGCGACAAGCACCGCATGAGCTTCCCAGAGACTGTAGATGAGATTCTGGACGTATCAGAGGATGAAG GCACTGCTCATGTCACAGTAATGG AGGAAGAGCTGATTGCACCAAAGCCCAAGACACCCGATCTCAGAGACCAGGAAGGCAAAAGGGAGATACTGGAGTTCATGACCACAACAACACTGGAGCAAAT GGTGGAGTCTCCAGCTGTCCTGCAGGTCCCCTGCGTCCCACCTGAAACTGTGGTGACAAGAGCTGAGGAGACTGAGCAGGTAGGACCTGTGGAGACAGAAGTTGAGCAAGTCAGCCTGCTGCATGCACCCTCGGTGTCCCCACAGGAG CCCTCCAAAGAGTTCGACGAGGACTCTCTgatccccagcagccctgccacTGAGACCTCAGATAACATCAGCCCAGTGGCCAGCCCCGTGCACACAGG GTTCCTGGTGAGCTTCATGGTGGATGCTCGTGGTGGCTCCATGCGGGGCAGCCGGCACCACGGTCTGCGCGTGGTCATCCCGCCCCGCGCCTGTGCTGCACCCACCCGCATTACCTGCCGCCTGGTGAAGCCCCAAAAGCTACCTGCACCCCCACCACTGGCTGAGGAGGAGGGTCTGGGCAGTCGGATCATTGCTCTGGGGCCTGCTGGTGCCCAATTCCTCAG CCCTGTCATTGTGGAGATTCCCCACTTTGCCTCGTACGGACGTGGAGACCGTGAGCTGGTAGTGCTGCGCAGCGAGAACGGCTCTGTGTGGAAGGAGCACCGCAACCGCTATGAGGAGAGCTACATGGACCAGCTGCTCAATGGCATGGACGAGG agctggagagccaggaggagctggataAAAAGAGAGTCTGCCGCATCATCACCACCGACTTCCCTCTCTACTTTGTGGTCATGTCCCGGATTTGCCAGGACTGCGATATGATTGGCCCTGAGGGAGGGTGTTTGAAAAGCACACTGGTGCCCATGGTACAGGCCACCTTCCCAGACACTGCTGTCACCAAAAGAGTGAGGCTAGCCCTGCAG GCACAGCCTGTGCCTGATGAGTTGGTGACTAAGCTGCTGGGGAATCAAGCGACCTTCAGCCCCATTGTCACAGTGGAGCCACGACGGAGGAAGTTCCACCGCCCCATTGGCCTCCGGATTCCACTGCCACCATCCTGGAAGGACAATCCCCGAGACAGCGGTGAGGGTGACACCACCAGCCTACGTCTGCTCTGCAGTGTGATCG gagggacagCCCAAGCGCAGTGGGAAGACATAACAGGCACCACAAAGCTAATCTATGAAAATGAGTGTGCTAACTTTACCACCAATGTGTCTGCCAG GTTCTGGCTGGCTGACTGCCCACGCACAGCTGAGGCTGTGCACTTTGCCACCATGCTCTACAAGGAGCTGACAGCCGTGCCCTACATGGCCAAATTTGTGGTGTTTGCCAAGATGAACGATGCACGAGAAGGCCGGCTGCGCTGCTACTGCATGACTGATGACAAGGTGGACAAGACTTTAGAGCAGCATGAGAACTTCACTGAAGTGGCCCGCAGCAGGGACATTGAG GTGGTAGAGGGAATGCCTTTGCACGTCGAACTCTCAGGGAACCTGGTGCCTGTCAAGAAGGCTGCTCAGCCCCGCACCTTCCTCTTCCAGTCCTTCCGGGAGAATCGTCTTGTCATTCCCATCAAG GTCCGGGACAGCAGCCGGGAAGCCAGTGGCTCCTTGTCTTTCTTGCGCAAGGCCATGAAATACGAGGACCTCCAGCATGTACTCTGCCACTTGAACATCAGCATACCACCGTGCACCAAG GGAAGTGGCAGTGATGAGCGAAGGAGGACACTAACACCATTGTCTCTGCGGGAGCGATACAGCATTCTAAGTGAGACCAGTTTTG GCTCTCTGAGCAGCACAGACAAGGCAGACCAGAAGATGGTTGACATAGCAGAGCAGCTGGGCCTCAGCTGGGCTG AGCTGGCACGTGAGCTGCAGTTTGGGGTGGATGACATCAACAGGATACGTGTGGAGAACCCCAACTCCCTTCTGGAGCAGAGCATAGCCTTACTCAACCTCTGGGCCAGCCGTGAGGGCAAGAATTTCAAGA TTGAGAACCTGTACACGGCACTGAGGAACATCGACCGCAGCGAGATCGTCAACATGCTGGAGGGCTCTGGTCGGCAGAGCCGCAGCCTGAAGGGAAGCTGGCGCTACACAGACAGAGACTACTCCCTCTCACCATCCCAGATGAATG GTTACGCTTCGCTGCAGGACgagctgctgtcccctgcctccctgcATTACACACTGCCATCCCCGCTGCGTGCCGACCAGTACTGGAATGAGGTGGCCATCATGGATGCTATCCCCATGGCTGCCACTGAGCAGGATGCCCTGATGGAGATGTCCGACATGCAGGTGTGGTCCTCGGGGCTCACCCCCTCGCTGGTGACTGCTGAGGACTCCTCTCTGGAGTGCAGCAAGGCTGAGGACTCGGATGCCACAAGCGAAGGCCGGTTCCCAGGGCAACTTCTAGCAGATGCTCATGGCCCAGACCATATGGGCTCTATGGACCTGGTTGAGGATGACACAGTGGACTCAGATGCCATGAATGGCATGATTGACCTTctagagcaggaggaggggcagAGGCCAGAGGGGAAGATGCCATCTGGTGATCATCAACCAGGGACTGGGGAGCAGGACCCGGAGAGTGAAGTCTCTTTTGTTTCAGTTCAGGAGAAGGTGCAAGCCAGGATCATGACATCACCTACCTTTAGCCATGATGTGGAGAAGAGTGCAGACAG GCTGAGGGACTGGAATGCAGAAGGCTCCTTTATCTCCTGCCTACAGGACCTGACAGCgggctcctggcaggagggagTCACCCGAAGGCTGCTCCCAACGCACTCCACAGCCTCTGGGGCACAGGGCCAGGAGCAAGAGCAGGTCCTGGTGCCAGCCATGGAGCTGATGCGGatcagctctgcagaggacaGCGActggcagcctcagcacccCACAGGCGGCTGGCAGGAGGAGGCCAACAGCCGCTTCTTTGGGCAG GGGAATGAAGCCCTTCATCTCCCTGGAGAGCAGGTGACTGAGCAGCAGTTCACAGATGATCAAGGCAATATCGTCACCAAGAAG ATTATCCGGAAGGTGGTGCGTCAGCTGGGCCCTGGTGACATGGGTGACAGGCAGGAACAAGAGGAGCTGATTCTGGAGGGCTCGCAAGACCTGGAGGCTGAGGATGACCACTTCATGAAATACTCCATCTTGCACCGGGATGGTCTGGGCACCAAG GATCACACCTCAACACCAAACCACTGA